In Fusobacterium sp. DD2, the DNA window TCTTTGAATCTTCTTCTTACATTTAGCTTGATTATATACAAGCCTAAAGATAAGTTCTCCCTCTCTACCAGCATCACAAGCATTTATAACTGTGTCGATGTTCTTATCGTTTAAAAGTTTCTTTAAAACTCCATATTGTTTCTTAGTGCTTTTAGATACTTCATAAATATATTCTTCTGGGATTATAGGAAGAGTGTCTATTGTCCATTTCTTCCATTTTTCGTCTATCTTATCTGGACTTGCCATTTGAATTAAATGACCTACGCACCATGAAACAATGTATCCACCTCCCTCATAATATCCGTTTTTTCTTGTTCTTGCTCCAATTACTTTTGCAATTGTAACTGCTACACTTGGCTTTTCTGCTATTACTAGCTTCATTCATACCTCCATAAATAAAAAAGAGCGAAAGATTTCTCTCTCGCTCAAGCTTTTAAAAATTATTATAATAGTTCATCATCTTCATCTAAAGATTCTTCGTGAGTTTCATCATCGTCATCATCTTCTGACTCACTAATATAATCCTCATCATCTTCTTCAAAGTCTTCCAACATTCTATCTTCTTTTGCTTTAACTACCTTAAAATAGTATCCTGCTCCTACAACTCCTCCAATTACAAGTGCAACAATTAGAAATGAACCTATTCCACTTTTCTTTTCTTCTTTTACTGGAACAGTCTTAGGTTCTTCTTTTTTTACTTCTTCTTTCTTAGGCTCTTCAACCTTTATAGTATTTTTATCTTCTGATTCAATCATATTAAGTAGGTCTTGCTCTCCTACTTCTGTCAATAGCCTTACATTATCTTGATTTGATGAGTGATCCACTATTAGGTGCATAGTTTTTCCACTTTTAGTTTGAAATGTTAAAAATTGTCTTACATCTACTGGATTTTCTTTATCTTTTTCTGTATCTCCACTTGGTGTAATATCTTTTCCATTCCTATCTACATTTTCAATTACTGAACCTCTTGCCTTATTTTCTTGTGTCGCAAGACTATTTACTGCCTTTGTATTACCACCTTTTACAAGTGGTGTTTTCTTTGGAGGATTATTTGAAGGCTTATTTGCTTCACTTGTATTTCCTGGTATTCTTGGAACATCTTGATAAGGAATTTCTTCTTTTGATGGTGTAAAAACATCATCTTTAAACATTTTTTCAAATTCTTCTTTTTGTGGTTCATAGATTGATTCGTTTT includes these proteins:
- a CDS encoding CD1107 family mobile element protein; translated protein: MNKSIKRGVAIALLLFTFTVPATTFAMTNEGQIESQNESIYEPQKEEFEKMFKDDVFTPSKEEIPYQDVPRIPGNTSEANKPSNNPPKKTPLVKGGNTKAVNSLATQENKARGSVIENVDRNGKDITPSGDTEKDKENPVDVRQFLTFQTKSGKTMHLIVDHSSNQDNVRLLTEVGEQDLLNMIESEDKNTIKVEEPKKEEVKKEEPKTVPVKEEKKSGIGSFLIVALVIGGVVGAGYYFKVVKAKEDRMLEDFEEDDEDYISESEDDDDDETHEESLDEDDELL